Genomic window (Kosakonia sp. BYX6):
CGCCAAACGGTCTCCAGCCTGAGTGGCTCAACCCCAGCACACTGCGCACCCACAGCATCACTGCGGGGTGCTGCCTTAACCATTGATGTAACTTTGAGGGATCAAAGAAATCTAAATGAAGGTTGTGACCGTTTGGATCACTCTTCACTGCTTCACGCATTGCCTGTAAGCGGGATTTTCTCATGGGCGGAGAACAATCATCTTCAAGGCTTACGATGACGTAGCTTCCACCCGTTGCGGCGAGTTCGGCGAGAGTGGCTGACAATATCCCTTTGGGACACATCTCTTTTTTAATTGATGAGGCCTTCATGGAATGCTTTTTGGCTTGAAAAACGGTATTCGGCTTGACGATAAACCCAGTTTTGAAATCTGCGTTGGCAACATTTACCAAAATATCGATTCCGTCGTCTGGTGCGGTAATTGAACCACCCCAAAAAACCTGCGCGGGGCTTTCTCCGACAGATGCTAATTCGGCTTCAGCCAGGCGAGCAATCAGCTCTTCTAACTGCTCATCGGAAAGCTGTCGCAACTTTTCCTTTTCCAAATCAAAAATGTTCACCCACGCTCCTTGCCGAAATTAACTGCGATGATGGCATGAATATACACCCAGTGGTTGAGGCATTCATATTTATGATAAAGACATGAGTCATTTCCGCGCGTTACAGATGACGCCCCGCCTTTTTACGGCTACGCTTTTACTGCCTAAAACCTCACTCAACAAGACAATCGCCATGTTTAAACGCCTCCTTTCTGCTATCACCAGCAAAAATTCACCTGAACCTGAAAGCCCCGCAACCGAGCCCCAGCAAAACGAAGCGTTGATCGTCGCGTATGACGCGTACGGGCGCGAGATGCATATCACCCGCAGCGAATGGCGTGAAAAAGTGTTCCTGCCTTCGTTACAGGAAAAGTGGCACGATGCCGCCGAACTTTATGATGCGATCCTTTCTGGTCTGAACGATGGCTTTGTCGCCGATCTGATCCCCGCGGCGGAGCGGTTGGTCGAAATCGATGACATCCCGGAACGCAGCCACACCGCGCAGGGCATTGTGTTGATGGAAAACGGTCAGCTAGATGCGGCGGAAAATTCGCTGCGTGCCGGTATCGGTAAAGTCGGAGCGACGGGCACGTTGCTGACCAATCTGGCGAAAGTATTTGCCGGGCGCGGGGAAGACGATCGTGCGGACGAAATTTTGTGGCAGGCTGTGCAGGCGGATCCCAATCAGGACAACGGCTTGCTGTGGTGGGCGACGATTGCGCGTGAGCGCGGCGGCGAGGCCGGTTACCTGGCAGCGTTGAACACCGCTTCGGCATTGCCCGGCAGTTGGCGGGCGCAATTATGGTTAGCACGTCATCATCTGGAAAATAAAGAGGTTGCGGCGGCGCGTGCCTTATATGAACAGGTGCTGGCAGGTGGCAAGTACGACGGCGGCGCGCTGATGATGATTTCCGGCGATCTTGGCAACAATGGCGAGATCGCGCTGATCGGCGAATTGATCGCCCCCGTTTATGACGAACACAAACACGATCCGATGGCCGGCCTCAATTTGCTGCGGGCCTGGCAGGCGCTCGGCAATGTAGAAGAGGGCGAAAAACTGCTCGCGCGCCTCTACGCGCTGGGTTACGCGCCGCTGAAACAGCCTCTTGATGAGTTCGCGAAGGCTTTTCAGCAGATGCGTCAGCAGGAAGCGCAGGCGGTGCCTGCCGATCCGCAGCAGTTGCAAGTCAGTACGCTGGCATTGACCCAACCGATTTGGCACTACGGTTTGGCCAGCGCCGACTGGTTGTTCACCCATAAACCGGAAGGTGCACCGCAAGTCGGTTTCTTCGCGCTGTCTAAGATTTCCAATGGTATTGAGCGCACTGAATCGCAACGTGAAGATGATATCGGGCGGTTGACGCGCGCCATTCCGCTCTATTTTGCCGAAGCGGTGCATTACTGGAGCGATTACGCAAGCTGCTGCTATGTGCAGGTGGTCGAAGGCGGCGGTCCGGTTGTTTTAGGTGGCGAACTGGATGGCAATGACCTGTTCACCATTGTACCGCCGACCATGAAGTATTTTGTCACCGGTGAAATGGGCTATACCGGCGAAGGCGACGTGCGGGAATGGCAGATATCACTCAGCCTCTGGAACTGCATCACCCGCGAAAAACAGGCGACCGAAAGCGCTCGCGTCGCGCAACCGGAACTCGGCGCGTTAATTCTGGGCCTTGAGCAACGACTACTCGCGCATGTCGGCGAACAACGTGAACAGCCGCAGGATGCGTTCTACCTGCGTCCTTCCACGGAAGCGATGGACATTTACCTGAGTGAGCTGGGCCAGGCGTTCACCCTGACGCTGGTCGCCAATGAAAAATTGCCGCGCTCGGCGATTTGGGGCGAACGGGCAATGCTCGACTGGCCGCTGCATATGGCATTGCAATGGCCGCAGACGGAAGTGTCAAAGCTGATGTATCTTTCGGGGCTTGGCAAAGCGTTCGATTACAAATCCGACGTGCTGGCGGAGTACCAACAACGCAGTCTGGAGCTGCTGCGCGATGCCGAAACAACCCAAAGTGTGGCGGCAAAACTCGCGCCGCTGGTGTGGAAGATTTTCGGCATGACGGATGAATTCAACGCGCATCGGCAGAACTTGCCCGCAGAAGCGAACGACGCGTATCTCGCCTGGCTGGCGCGCGTTGCTGAAAAATAATCCCAGGTGATGTTATCGAAATCGTCAGCCAACGCGTCTGTGTTGCTGACGATTTTTCTTTTTGGCGTGCTGACTTTTTTCAGGCGTACAAAAAAACCACGCTAGTTAGCGTGTCAATAAAATCGAAGAAAATCTTAGCGTTGTGCGGTGGGATCGATAGTTTGACTGATAGGTTGCAGTTGGTTTTTTTCCTGGTGATGGTACCAGGCACCAATAGAGGAATAGACGAAACGGCCGAAGAAAAAGAGGAAACTGATAAGAAGTACGATACGGGTCATGCGACTGTCAAATCGATGTCGTTTTCGCATACTGGTTGCCTGACTCACAATGGTTCCTTTAGGAATACCCGATCAACGGGCGACTCGGACATTAAGGCACACTCTTTCGAGAAGATCAATTAAGCCTGGTGCAAAAACGCATTGAATAAAATATCAGCAAGATTTATATAAGATAAATTAAATATTTATCTACAAAATAAAAAACGATGAGATCAGATTAAATCAGGGAAATAAAAAGGTGTCGAAGAAGGTTTTTTGATGTAGATCAATTGTCCGTTACTGTTCACATCTAGAATTCCACATCGCCCGCGTACTGGCACTTATCGTGCCCCGCACAGTCAGGTCGGATGCCTGCCTGAAACACCTACCGGGATCCGGGTATGTTTGTCGAGCATCTATGTCATTTATAAATAAGTACAATTACTACAAAGACAAATGGTGGGCTTTGCCGCTCATCGTGACGCCTGTTTTGTATCCACTGTTTAGCATGGCTAATACGTTTACCCTTATTTCCGGGCAGGAAGTCATTCTTTATTACCTGCCGATGGCGTTATTGATTGCCATGATGATGTTTTATGGCTGGGTGGCGTTGCCGGGCATTGTTATTGCGCTGATTTGCCATTACAGCTCCGCCGGGCCGCTGGGTGTGATGGTGAAAAGCCTGCATCTGCTGTTTCCTGTATTACTCAGTTGGCTGGGTTATCGCATTTTTGTCACGCGGCGGCATAAAGTGGCGTATGGCACGGCGGAACTGGTTTCCCAGCGCGTCTTCTGGCAGGTGCTTTGTCCCGCCTCCATCTATCTGATCATCCTTGAACTCGGCGTCTGGCTGAATTTTTACGATCGCCCGGTAAGCGAAAGCGGGGCGATGGCGTTCAATGTTCCGATGCTCATCAACTATCAGGGGCTGCTGGTGGGTTCTATCACCGGCGTTCCTTTTAGTTATTTATTGATACGGATTATTCGCCACCCGCGCTATGCGCTCTCGTGGTTCTCGCAGTTGCGCCAGGAAGTGGACCGCAAAGTCACGCGCACCGAGATGGTGGTCTGGCTTGGCATTATCACCATCATCCTGCTGCTATTGCTGCGACCGCTGAATAAAAACAGCACCATTTTCAGTACTAACTACACGCTCTCTCTGCTGCTGCCAGTAATGCTGTGGGGGTCGATGCGTTACGGCTTCCGCTTTATGTCGTTTATCTGGACGCCGATTCTGATCGTCTCCATTCACTTTTTTTACCGTTATTTGCCGCTTTTCCCCGCGTGGGATGTGCAACTGGCAATAGCTTCCTCAAGCTATCTGGTGTTCTCGTTTATCATTCTGGCGATGGCAGTAATGGCGACCCGGCAGCGGCTGGTGCACGATCGCGCCCGTCGGCTGGCGTTTATCGATCCTGTCGCCAATATGCCGAACCTGCGCGCGCTGAGCCGGGCGTTGGCTGATGCGCCCTGGTCGGTGCTCTGCTTTTTACGCATACCGGAACTGGAACTGTTAGGGCGAAATTACGGTGTTTTACTGCGCATTCAGTACAAACAACGCATGGCAAGCTGGCTCAAACCTTTGCTGTCGCCGGAAGAGAGCGTGTATCAGCTTTCCGGTCACGATCTGGTGATTCGGCTGAACACGCAGTCTCACCAGACGCGCATTGAAGAACTGGATGCGCGCGTGAAACAGTTCCGCTTTGTCTGGGACGACATGCCGCTGCAACCGCAGGTCGGGCTAAGTTATTGCTATGTGCGCTCGCCGGTTAAACATCTCTACTTGCTGCTGGGCGAAATGAGCACCATTGCGGATCTCTCACTTGCAACCAACCACCCGGAAAACCTGCAAAACCGGGGCGCGGCGAATTTACAGCGCAGCCTGAAAAGCAAAGTGGATGTGATGAACCGCCTGCAACTGGCGCTGGAGCAAGACCATTTTGAATTGATGGCGCAGCTGATTTACGGGGTGCGCGGCGATGACTACTACGAGATCCTGCTGCGCATGCGCGAAGAGAATGGCGCCAGTATCAGCCCGGACGAGTTTTTGCCGGTGGCGCATGAGTTTGGTTTGTCATCGCGCATCGATATGTGGGTTATCGAACATGTGTTGGGGTTTATGGCGCAACACCGCGAGGCGTTACCGGCCCAGCGTTTTTCCATTAACCTCTCCCCGGCATCGATTTGTCGCACGCATTTCGCCCAGGAAGTGCGCCGCTTATTGGACAAATACGCGGTCGAAGCCTGGCAATTAATTTTCGAAATCACGGAAAGCAACACTCTGACCAACTTGCAGCAGGCAAACCACACGCTGGCACAATTGCAACAGATGGGTTGCCGGGTGGCGATTGATGACTTTGGCACCGGTTATGCCAGCTATGCACGGTTAAAAACCGTGAATGCCGATATCCTGAAAATCGATGGCAGCTTTATTCGCAATATTGTTTCTAACAGCCTGGATTACCAGATTGTGGCGTCGATTTGCCATCTGGCGCGAATGAAGAAAATGCTGGTGGTGGCGGAATATGTTGAAAGTGAAGAGATACGCAGCGCGGCGATCGCGCTGGGTATCGATTATTTGCAGGGCTATCTGATTGGTAAGCCTGCGCCGTTAGAGCGGCTCGTCGCGCAGGCGTAATTCAACGCGTGGCGGATCAGGCCGCTACGTCCGGGGATTGCTCTTCTTCGATTTTCAATCGCCAGCCGGTAACCGCTTCCCAGTATTCCTGCTCTTTTTCCAGATCCAGCAACACCAGCGCGTTCTGGCTAAACCAGTCGTGCGGGAAGCTGAGCGTCCAGTGGTTGTCATCGGTTTTCAGGCGCAGCGTCGGCGGCGTGGTGGTCGCCTGGCGCTGGTTATTCAGCAACACGCCCAAACGTAGAATCTGCACCAGCGGCAAGAACTGCTTCTTTTTAAACAGCGTAAACCGCGGGATCTCATCGAGCTTGATAGCCTTACGATGGTAACGTACTAAGGTTGCCATCATCAGTTGCTGCTCCTGATTAAAACCGGGCAAATCGCTGTTTTGCAGAATATACGCCGAATGGCGGTGCATCCCGCTGTGGTTAATGTTCAACCCCACTTCGTGCAGCATCGCTGCCCATTTGAGCAGCGCCGCCAATTGCGGATTACTCAGCTTGGGGTTTTGCGCTTGCCACTGATCGTACATCAGCGTGGTGGTTTCCAGTACGCGACGCGCCTGTTCGCGGTCGATGTTGTACTGGCTGGCCAGGCTTTGCGCGGTGCGGCTGCGAATGTCCTGATGGCGGAAACGGCCTTCCATTTCGTACAGCACGCCTTCGCGCAATGCACCGTCGGAAAGACGCAGCTCGCGAATCGCCAGTGCATCGAACACGCCGCAAAGGATAGCCAAACCCGGCACAAACACCGCTTTGCGTTCCTCGGAAAGTCCTGGCAGGCTCAGTTCGCTGAAGCTTTTGTACTTCAGCACTTCTGCGACCAGTTTTTCCAGCCGATCCGGGGTGATAAGGCCATCTTTCTCGCCGGAGGCGATCAGCACTTCATACACCGCTTTGATACTGCCGGAGGCGCCCATCGCCACGTTCCAGCCCTGAATGCGGAACTGCCAGGCAAGGGACTCCAGCTTTTGCGTCGCCGCCATGCGCGCACGGCGGAAGTTTTCGCCGTTGATGGTGTCGCCCATAAAGTACATCTGCGCGAAGCTGACGCAGCCCATACGGCGGCTTTCAACCAGCTTCGGTTCGAAATCTTCGCCGATCACCAGTTCCGTTGAACCGCCGCCGATATCAATCACCAGCTTGCGGCCTTTTTCCGGCTGCGTGTGTTCCACGCCCATAAAAATCAGGCGCGCTTCCTCATTGCCAGGAATGATTTCAATCGGATAGGGGATCACTTTTTCTGCGCGTTTGAGAAACTCTGGCGCGTTTAACGCCTGGCGCAGCGTGTGTGTCCCCACAATGCACACGCTTGATGGCTCAAAGCCTTGCAGCCGCTCGGCGAAAAGCGACAGGCAAGCCAGCCCGCGTTCCATCGCCTCTTCACTCAGCATATTGTTGCTGTCCAACCCATCAGCCAGGTGGACGCGTTGCTTAAGACGGCCGATGATTTGCATCGCCCCGTCGACCACACGTGCAATCACCATGTGGAAACTATTGGAACCCAGGTCGACCGCGGCAAACTCTTCCGGTCGTGGCATCTTTTCTTGTATCGGCATAGATTAATCGGGTTGTTCGAGTGATTTGATGTAGTCGTAAATCGCCAGTTGCGCCCGCACTTTACGGCGATTGCCGCGCGGCACATAACGATTGCTCAGTTCTTTATCGATGTATCGGGCCTTCACGGTATCACTGAACAGCAGCTCAATGATATCCAGAACGCGCTGTTTAAGCCGCGGATCAAGCAGTGGGGCCGCCACTTCGATACGGTAATCAATATTTCGCGTCATCCAGTCAGCGGACGAGAGATAGACTCGCTTGTCGCCGCCGTTCTCAAAAATATAGATGCGATCGTGCTCAAGATAACGGTCAACGATGCTGATGACGCGAATATTTTCACTGATGCCTTCTAAATCCGGGATCAGCGAGCACATGCCGCGCACCAGCAGATTCACCGGCACGCCGGAACTGGAGGCGGCGTACAGGCGATCCACCAGGCTTTTATCCACGAGGTTGTTCAGCTTCAGCGTAATGCCGGATGGCTGACCGTTTTGCGCGTTGGCAATCTCGGCATCGATCATGTCATACAGCAAACGACGCGAGTTTTGCGGTGACACCAGCAGGTATTCGAAATTCACCGGGCGATAGGGGTTTTCGATAAAGTTGAACACCCGGCGCACTTCATTGGTGATGCGCGCATCGGCGGTAATCAGCGAATAGTCGGTGTAGATCCGCGCGGTTTTCTCGTTGAAGTTGCCGGTACCAATGTGCGCGTAGCGCACGATTTCCTCGCCTTCCATGCGTGAGATGAGGAACAGCTTGGCGTGAATTTTCAAACCTGGCGCGGAGAAGATCACTTGCGCACCAGCTTCTGTCAGCCGTTTCGCCCAGTGAATATTGGCTTCTTCATCAAAGCGCGCCTGCAACTCCACCACCACGGTGACTTTTTTGCCATTGTGCGCGGCGTGGATCATCGAATCGATAATGCGCGAATCTTTCGCCACGCGGTAAATATTGATTTTGATGGCCAGCACGTTCGGGTCGAACGATGCCTGTCGTAGCAATTCAAGGACATGCTCGAATGTGTGATATGGGTAGTAGAGCAGCACATCGCGTTCGCGGATGGCGTCGAAACCGTTGCGGAATTTATCAAACCAAACGTGGCGCAAACGCGGCAGCGGCTTGTTGACCAGGTTGGCTTTGCCGACATTCGGGAAGCCGATAAAGTCTTTGAAGTTATGGTAACGCCCGCCGGGAATGATCGAGTCGTAGCGGGAGATGGTCAGCTTTTCGCGCAGCATTTCGACCATCGCGTCCGGCATATCGCGCTGGTAAACAAAACGCACCGGCTCGGCGGTCAAACGCTGTTTCAGGCTTGATGACATCAGCTCCATCAGGCTCGATTCCATCTCGTGCACCAGATCATATTCGGCGTCACGGGTCATTTTCATCGAGTAGGCGTTCAGCGTGTCGTAATCAAAGAAGCCTTTGAAGATATCATCCAGGCAGTAACGCAGAATGTTATCCAGCAGGATCATTGGCTTGCGGCGGCGCGGTGTTTCCGGTGGCAGGTTGACGAAGCGCGGCACTTTGTCCGATGGGATCTCAAGCAGGGCGTAACGCGTATCGTCGCCGCGAATGATTTCCACCGCCAGATAGGTGTAATCATCTTTTAAGAAACGCACCAGGTTGGTTTCGCGGTTAATCAATGTCGGCGTGATGTGCTGGCGAAGATATTGTTTGAAGTAGCTACGCAGCCAGCTTTGTTGATTCTGGGAAAGCTGGCGTTCGTTAATCAGAAAGATTTGATTACGCGCCATCTCCAGCAGCAGATCGTTATACAGACCGTCGAACTCCTGATCGGCCTTCAGTACGCGAGACTGAATTTTTCCCAGCAGATGACGTGAATTGGTGGCAACACCTTGCTCTTCGCTGATGATCAGCCGACGTTTAAGTTCCGCGAAACGGACTTTGTAGAATTCATCAAGGTTATTGGAATAGATCCCCAAAAAACGCATACGTTCGATAAGAGGATTACTCTTGTCCGCCGCTTCTTGTAAAACGCGTTCGTTAAAGCACAACCAGCTTAGTTCTTTTTCGAGATATAACTTTTCCTGACCCATTCCTGTTTACACTCCGGTTCTATCTCGGGGCACGGCAAATCCCTCTCGCGCTCGCAGTACCCCGACTTACAGGTGAACGTTGCTGGCGTTCCTTCGTAAAACACAATTGATTATGGCGAGCTTTGCTATGAGATGTCCAACTATGACAAAAAAGTATGACAGTAATCTGTTTTATTGCCTGGCGGGATGAAAATACGCGAAAGATGAGGGAAAGTTTGTCCGGGGCGCGATGCTTACCGGGCCTACAAAACCCTGTAGGCCGGATAAAGCACCAGCCGCCATCCGACAAGAAAGATAAAACGCTGTACTTATGATTCGTCGGCGGCATAGCCTTCGGGGGGTAAACAAACCCCATCCAGCCAGGCGCTGTTCTCTTTCATGGTCAAGCGACCTTCAACAAACCAACTCACCACCAGCGGGTAAATGGCGTGTTCCTGCGCCTGCACGCGTTCGGTCACTTCGTCTTCCGTATCGCCATCAAACACCGGCACTTTCGCCTGCAAAATCACCGGGCCGCCGTCCAGCTCATCCGTGACAAAGTGCACGCTGGTGCCGTGCTCTTCGTCGCCGTTTTCCAGCACCTGGCGATGGGTATGCAAACCGGGATATTTCGGTAACAGGGAAGGGTGGATATTCAACAGGCGACCGGCATAATGCGCTACAAACGCCGGGCTGAGGATGCGCATGTAACCCGCCAGCACCACCAAATCCGGGGCGTAGGCGTCAATTTCCAGCATCAATTCACGGTCGAACGCATCGCGGCTGGCGAACTGTTCGGCACTCAGCGCATGAGCGGGAATGTTGGCTTCCCGCGCACGCTCAAGGCCGAAAGCATCGGCCTTGTTACTGAAGACTGCCCGCAGGGTGCCGTTGATTTTCTTCTGTTTGCAGGCATCAATAATCGCCTGCAAATTACTGCCGTTACCGGAAATCAGCACCACAATGTTTTTCATTCAATGACCACACGCTCACTGGAATCGGATGCTTTGATAATACCGATTTTCCACGCGTTTTCACCTTTGGTATTCAGGAAATCAATGGCTTTATCCGCTTCTTGCGCGGGAAGAGCGATAACCATCCCGACGCCGCAGTTGAAGGTGCGGTACATCTCATGGCGGCTGACATTCCCGGCGTTTTGCAGCCAGTTAAAGACGGCCGGCCACTGCCAGGAGGATTCATCAATCACTGCTTGCGTGTTGTCTGGCAGCACGCGCGGGATGTTTTCCCAGAAACCGCCGCCGGTCAGGTGAGCGATGGCATGCACGTCGACATTCGCAATCAGCTCAAGCACAGATTTCACATAAATGCGGGTGGGTTCCAGCAGATGGTCAGCGAGGGGTTTGCCTTCCAGTTGCGTGGTTAGCGGGTCGGCGCCGCTCACTTCGAGGACTTTACGCACCAGCGAATAGCCATTGGAGTGTGGGCCGCTGGAGGCCAGCGCCACCAGCACATCACCGTCAGCCACTTTGGTGCCATCGATGATTTCTGATTTTTCTACCACGCCGACGCAGAAACCGGCCACGTCGTAATCATCGCCGTGATACATCCCCGGCATTTCCGCCGTTTCGCCGCCAACCAGCGCACAGCCAGATTGCAAGCAGCCTTCGGCAATGCCGTTAATGACGCTTGCTGCGGTATCAACATCCAGCTTGCCGGTCGCGTAATAGTCGAGGAAGAACAGCGGCTCAGCGCCTTGTACCACCAGGTCGTTAACGCACATGGCCACCAGGTCGATGCCGATGGTGTCGTGACGTTGCAGATCCATTGCCAGACGCAGTTTGGTGCCTACGCCGTCAGTGCCGGAAACCAGTACTGGCTCACGATATTTTTGCGGCAGCGCGCACAGCGCACCGAAGCCGCCCAGACCGCCCATCACTTCCGGACGGCGGGTCTTCTTCACCACGCCTTTGATTCGGTCAACCAGAGCATTGCCCGCGTCAATATCAACACCGGCATCTTTATAGCTGAGAGAGGTTTTATCGGTCACTGCTTCAGTCCCCACGCGTTTATTTACTAGCGGTAGAAATAAAATTCGGCGCAATTCTAGCAGCCAAGGCAAACGTTTGCGAGTCCATTATTTCAGGGCACGCTGGATTCTTACGATATACTCTTTTCCAGTCTAATTGATCGCGATCAAGCAGCTGTCTATAGCGCAACGGAAAAAAAGCGGTATAATCCGGCGATTTTTTTTGTGGCTGCCACCTGTCTGGGGAAGGAGAAGAGTATGAAGGTCGTGGAAGTAAAACACCCACTCGTCAAACACAAGCTGGGCCTGATGCGAGAGAACGACATCAGCACCAAACGCTTTCGTGAACTCGCCTCGGAAGTCGGCAGCCTGCTGACGTATGAAGCAACAGCAGACCTGGAAACTGAAAAAGTCACCATCGAAGGCTGGAACGGCCCGGTGCAGGTTGACCAGATCAAAGGCAAGAAAATCACCGTTGTACCAATCCTGCGTGCTGGTCTTGGCATGATGGAAGGCGTGCTGGAGCACGTGCCGAGCGCGCGCATCAGCGTCGTCGGTATCTACCGAAATGAAGAAACCCTGGAGCCAGTACCGTATTTCCAGAAGCTGGTTTCCAATATCGACGAGCGTATGGCGCTGGTGGTTGACCCGATGTTGGCAACCGGTGGTTCGATGATCGCCACTATCGACCTGCTGAAAAATGCCGGCTGCCACAGCATTAAAGTGCTGGTACTGGTTGCCGCGCCCGAAGGTCTGGCGGCGCTGGAAAAAGCGCACCCGGATGTCGAACTCTACACCGCGTCGATTGACCAGGGCCTTAACGAACACGGGTACATCATTCCTGGTCTCGGCGATGCCGGCGACAAAATCTTTGGTACGAAATAACGAATTAAACATCGAAAGCCGACTTTGATAGTCGGCTTTTTTTTGGGATTCATAACACTGCCCGCCAACCTGGACGGGCAGACAACAACAACACTCAGAGGAAAACACTATGACGCGCCGTGCTATCGGGGTGAGTGAAAGACCGCCGCTTTTGCAGACGATCCCGCTTAGTTTACAGCACCTGTTCGCCATGTTCGGCGCAACCGTGCTGGTGCCAATCCTGTTTCACATCAACCCGGCCACCGTGCTGCTGTTCAATGGTGTCGGGACGCTGCTGTACATCTTTATCTGTAAAGGGAAAATCCCGGCTTATCTCGGCTCCAGCTTTGCCTTTATTTCCCCGGTATTGCTGCTGTTGCCGCTGGGTTACGAAGTGGCGCTCGGCGGCTTTATCATGTGCGGCGTGCTGTTCTGTCTCGTCTCTTTTATCGTGAAAAAAGCCGGTACCGGCTGGCTGGATGTGATGTTCCCGCCTGCGGCAATGGGCGCAATCGTTGCCGTTATCGGCCTGGAACTGGCGGGCGTGGCGGCGAATATGGCCGGATTGCTGCCAGCCGACGGGCAGAGCGCGGATTCGCGAACCGTCATTATTTCGCTGGTGACGCTCGGCGTGACGGTGTTTGGCTCGGTGTTGTTTCGCGGTTTTTTGGCGATTATCCCGATCCTCATCGGCGTGCTGGCGGGCTACGCGCTCTCCTTCGCAATGGGCGTTGTTGATACCACGCCGATTGCCCAGGCGCACTGGTTCGCTCTGCCAACCTTCTACACGCCGCGTTTTGAGTGGTTTGCGATTTTCACCATTCTGCCGGCGGCACTGGTGGTGATTGCCGAGCACGTGGGTCATCTGGTGGTGACAGCGAATATCGTCAAAAAAGATCTGATCCGCGATCCAGGCCTGCATCGCTCAATGTTTGCTAACGGTTTGTCGACGATGATCTCCGGTTTCTTTGGTTCTACGCCGAACACCACTTACGGCGAGAATATCGGCGTGATGGCGATCACTCGCGTATACAGTACCTGGGTGATTGGCGGCGCGGCGATCATCGCCATCCTGCTCTCTTGCGTGGGTAAACTGGCGGCGGCTATCCAAATCATTCCGGTACCGGTAATGGGCGGCGTTTCGCTGCTGCTGTACGGGGTCATCGGCGCGTCCGGTATTCGCGTACTGATCGAATCGAAAGTCGATTACAGCAAAGCACAAAACTTGATCCTGACCTCCGTGATCCTGATTATCGGTGTGAGTGGCGCGAAAGTGCACATTGGCGCGGCAGAGCTGAAAGGCATGGCGCTGGCGACCATCGTGGGCGTTTGTTTGAGCTTGATCTTCAAGCTGATTAGCGTCTTGCGCCCGGAAGAAGTGGTGCTGGATGCGCCCGATAACGACAACGCAAAATCGTAAGCATCGCGCATAATTGAACCGGGCGTTGCGCCCGGTTCAACCCTCGCAAGTTTTTATGATAGACTCACTGCGTTTTTTGTAAGCCTTGTTGAGGTACCTCTGAACACGCCGGCACAGCTCTCCCTGCCATTATATTTACCCGATGATGAAACCTTCGCGAGTTTCTGGCCGGGTGATAACCCCTCTTTACTGGCGGCGTTGCAAAACGTTTTGCGCCAGGCCCATAGCGGATACATCTATTTTTGGTCGCGCGAAGGCGCAGGCCGCAGCCATTTGCTGCATGCCGCTTGTGCGGAACTTTCCCAGCGCGGCGACGCAGTGGGTTACGTGCCGCTGGATAAGCGCACCTGGTTTGTGCCGGAGGTGCTGGAAGGGATGGAGCAACTTTCGCTGGT
Coding sequences:
- a CDS encoding tetratricopeptide repeat protein, with translation MFKRLLSAITSKNSPEPESPATEPQQNEALIVAYDAYGREMHITRSEWREKVFLPSLQEKWHDAAELYDAILSGLNDGFVADLIPAAERLVEIDDIPERSHTAQGIVLMENGQLDAAENSLRAGIGKVGATGTLLTNLAKVFAGRGEDDRADEILWQAVQADPNQDNGLLWWATIARERGGEAGYLAALNTASALPGSWRAQLWLARHHLENKEVAAARALYEQVLAGGKYDGGALMMISGDLGNNGEIALIGELIAPVYDEHKHDPMAGLNLLRAWQALGNVEEGEKLLARLYALGYAPLKQPLDEFAKAFQQMRQQEAQAVPADPQQLQVSTLALTQPIWHYGLASADWLFTHKPEGAPQVGFFALSKISNGIERTESQREDDIGRLTRAIPLYFAEAVHYWSDYASCCYVQVVEGGGPVVLGGELDGNDLFTIVPPTMKYFVTGEMGYTGEGDVREWQISLSLWNCITREKQATESARVAQPELGALILGLEQRLLAHVGEQREQPQDAFYLRPSTEAMDIYLSELGQAFTLTLVANEKLPRSAIWGERAMLDWPLHMALQWPQTEVSKLMYLSGLGKAFDYKSDVLAEYQQRSLELLRDAETTQSVAAKLAPLVWKIFGMTDEFNAHRQNLPAEANDAYLAWLARVAEK
- a CDS encoding YfgG family protein — encoded protein: MSQATSMRKRHRFDSRMTRIVLLISFLFFFGRFVYSSIGAWYHHQEKNQLQPISQTIDPTAQR
- a CDS encoding EAL domain-containing protein, with protein sequence MSFINKYNYYKDKWWALPLIVTPVLYPLFSMANTFTLISGQEVILYYLPMALLIAMMMFYGWVALPGIVIALICHYSSAGPLGVMVKSLHLLFPVLLSWLGYRIFVTRRHKVAYGTAELVSQRVFWQVLCPASIYLIILELGVWLNFYDRPVSESGAMAFNVPMLINYQGLLVGSITGVPFSYLLIRIIRHPRYALSWFSQLRQEVDRKVTRTEMVVWLGIITIILLLLLRPLNKNSTIFSTNYTLSLLLPVMLWGSMRYGFRFMSFIWTPILIVSIHFFYRYLPLFPAWDVQLAIASSSYLVFSFIILAMAVMATRQRLVHDRARRLAFIDPVANMPNLRALSRALADAPWSVLCFLRIPELELLGRNYGVLLRIQYKQRMASWLKPLLSPEESVYQLSGHDLVIRLNTQSHQTRIEELDARVKQFRFVWDDMPLQPQVGLSYCYVRSPVKHLYLLLGEMSTIADLSLATNHPENLQNRGAANLQRSLKSKVDVMNRLQLALEQDHFELMAQLIYGVRGDDYYEILLRMREENGASISPDEFLPVAHEFGLSSRIDMWVIEHVLGFMAQHREALPAQRFSINLSPASICRTHFAQEVRRLLDKYAVEAWQLIFEITESNTLTNLQQANHTLAQLQQMGCRVAIDDFGTGYASYARLKTVNADILKIDGSFIRNIVSNSLDYQIVASICHLARMKKMLVVAEYVESEEIRSAAIALGIDYLQGYLIGKPAPLERLVAQA
- the ppx gene encoding exopolyphosphatase; amino-acid sequence: MPIQEKMPRPEEFAAVDLGSNSFHMVIARVVDGAMQIIGRLKQRVHLADGLDSNNMLSEEAMERGLACLSLFAERLQGFEPSSVCIVGTHTLRQALNAPEFLKRAEKVIPYPIEIIPGNEEARLIFMGVEHTQPEKGRKLVIDIGGGSTELVIGEDFEPKLVESRRMGCVSFAQMYFMGDTINGENFRRARMAATQKLESLAWQFRIQGWNVAMGASGSIKAVYEVLIASGEKDGLITPDRLEKLVAEVLKYKSFSELSLPGLSEERKAVFVPGLAILCGVFDALAIRELRLSDGALREGVLYEMEGRFRHQDIRSRTAQSLASQYNIDREQARRVLETTTLMYDQWQAQNPKLSNPQLAALLKWAAMLHEVGLNINHSGMHRHSAYILQNSDLPGFNQEQQLMMATLVRYHRKAIKLDEIPRFTLFKKKQFLPLVQILRLGVLLNNQRQATTTPPTLRLKTDDNHWTLSFPHDWFSQNALVLLDLEKEQEYWEAVTGWRLKIEEEQSPDVAA